A genome region from Magnolia sinica isolate HGM2019 chromosome 8, MsV1, whole genome shotgun sequence includes the following:
- the LOC131253250 gene encoding uncharacterized protein LOC131253250 isoform X6 — protein sequence MGSSRFLVVNGVPCLTQDTPSISTFLQSHSGIPRSLNHPSPISSGAYTTSRTNFNASSLLFWERHLLRLADSTRVLAESCPDLFISQRTRTTLLSSSSSSCWDFVLRPLVTDSLRAGFRSVLIEQQDGGRSDGEELAVTTLICGNGGPPMGLDVYVHFGIYVPPVFGGTENSAHLAVVGCGRDVARAKWSEWVRTRKCLEKLRPPLATELLLSNDGDRILEGSITNFFVVCHRDMLKQGNPISRGRAIMVK from the exons ATGGGGAGTAGCAGGTTCCTGGTCGTCAATGGCGTCCCCTGTCTGACTCAAGACACCCCTTCCATCTCTACCTTCCTCCAATCCCATTCTG GCATCCCAAGGAGCCTTAATCACCCTTCTCCCATCTCATCAGGTGCTTACACGACCTCTCGCACAAACTTCAATGCATCGTCCTTGTTGTTTTGGGAAAGACATCTGCTCAGGCTCGCCGACTCCACCCGAGTTCTTGCCGAATCCTGTCCTGATTTGTTCATTTCCCAAAGGACTAGAACTACATTGTTATCATCATCCTCGTCGTCATGTTGGGATTTTGTACTCCGGCCTTTGGTTACTGACTCTTTACGGGCTGGGTTCCGGTCTGTGTTGATAGAACAGCAGGATGGCGGCAGATCTGATGGTGAAGAATTGGCAGTCACAACGCTCATCTGTGGGAATGGGGGCCCTCCTATGGGTCTGGATGTGTATGTGCATTTTGGGATTTATGTCCCGCCTGTGTTTGGTGGGACAGAGAACAGTGCACATTTAGCTGTTGTTGGCTGCGGAAGGGATGTTGCGAGAGCCAAGTGGTCAGAGTGGGTCAG GACAAGGAAGTGCTTGGAGAAGTTGAGGCCGCCTCTAGCAACGGAGCTCTTGTTGTCGAATGATGGGGATAGGATACTTGAAGGCAGCATAACAAACTTCTTTGTGGTTTGTCACAGG